The Hypnocyclicus thermotrophus genome includes a window with the following:
- a CDS encoding extracellular solute-binding protein, translating into MKKRKLFLTLALMFSIMVVNVNAGLFFNKKKDVKEEKVKVNPNKPGWQQDDSKVTFDWYINYSWFGGKWGEDYVTKEITEKTGVSVNYIVPAGNGTEKLNTMIASGTLPDLITLDARDSIIDLMIKGGQVYSLDELAEKYDPYFFKIASKDKLNWFKQEDGHTYGYPNASYTLEDYKTATKISSNQTFLVRKDMYEAIGSPDMTTPEGFLKALRAVKEKFPTVNGQPIIPIGFQEGVENSLGDYLQNFLAVPLEKDGKVYDRYTDPDYIKWLKTFRQAYEEGLIATDVFVDKRSQIEEKMSQGRYFSMLYPHIDALRPLTVRYKEDPNSVYIAVDGPKNSKGDEHQLAGPGISGWTVTLISKNCKDPAKAIRFFTYMISEEGQRTVYLGKQGKTWDMIDGKPQLLPEVKKLREENRKAFDQIHGADDMHWMFMDVAMQQEKWGLPPAGPSKQPIEWTYGKVYPRFQMEMIEPKKNTPEGIIADKIALKRSTVIGKLITAESEKEFDDILQDFIDYRNKVGFEKLEAYRSKKMQENKAKLGLK; encoded by the coding sequence ATGAAAAAGAGAAAATTATTTTTAACATTAGCACTTATGTTCTCAATTATGGTAGTAAATGTAAATGCAGGGCTTTTCTTTAATAAGAAAAAAGATGTAAAAGAAGAGAAAGTGAAAGTTAATCCTAATAAACCAGGATGGCAACAAGATGATTCTAAAGTAACATTTGATTGGTATATTAACTATTCTTGGTTTGGAGGAAAATGGGGAGAAGATTATGTAACAAAAGAAATTACAGAAAAAACTGGAGTGTCTGTAAATTATATAGTACCAGCTGGAAATGGTACAGAAAAATTAAATACAATGATAGCTTCTGGTACTTTACCAGATCTGATTACTTTAGATGCAAGAGATTCTATTATTGATTTAATGATAAAAGGTGGTCAAGTATATTCACTTGATGAATTAGCAGAAAAATATGATCCGTATTTCTTTAAAATAGCTAGCAAAGATAAATTAAATTGGTTTAAACAAGAAGATGGACATACTTATGGATATCCAAATGCATCTTATACATTAGAAGATTATAAAACAGCTACAAAAATTAGTTCGAATCAAACTTTCTTAGTAAGAAAAGATATGTATGAAGCTATAGGAAGTCCTGATATGACTACACCTGAAGGATTTTTAAAAGCTTTAAGAGCGGTAAAAGAAAAATTTCCTACAGTAAATGGACAACCTATTATTCCTATTGGATTTCAAGAAGGAGTTGAAAATAGTTTAGGTGATTATTTACAAAATTTCTTAGCAGTACCATTAGAAAAAGATGGAAAAGTATATGATAGATATACAGATCCTGACTATATAAAATGGTTAAAAACATTTAGACAAGCTTATGAAGAAGGACTTATTGCTACAGATGTATTTGTTGATAAAAGATCACAAATCGAAGAAAAAATGTCTCAAGGAAGATATTTTTCAATGCTATATCCTCATATAGATGCGTTAAGACCTTTAACAGTAAGATATAAAGAAGATCCAAATTCAGTATACATAGCTGTAGATGGGCCTAAAAATTCTAAAGGTGATGAACATCAATTAGCTGGACCAGGAATAAGTGGATGGACAGTTACATTAATATCTAAAAACTGTAAAGATCCAGCAAAAGCGATTAGATTTTTTACATATATGATAAGTGAAGAAGGACAAAGAACAGTTTATTTAGGAAAACAAGGGAAAACTTGGGATATGATTGACGGTAAACCTCAATTATTACCAGAAGTAAAAAAATTAAGAGAAGAAAACAGAAAAGCATTTGATCAAATTCATGGTGCTGATGATATGCATTGGATGTTTATGGATGTTGCTATGCAACAAGAAAAATGGGGATTACCACCTGCAGGACCTAGTAAACAACCAATTGAATGGACATATGGAAAAGTATATCCTAGATTCCAAATGGAAATGATAGAACCTAAGAAAAATACTCCAGAAGGAATAATTGCTGATAAAATTGCATTAAAAAGATCTACAGTTATTGGTAAATTAATAACTGCAGAATCAGAAAAAGAATTTGATGATATACTACAAGATTTTATTGATTATAGAAATAAAGTTGGATTTGAAAAATTAGAAGCATATAGAAGTAAAAAAATGCAAGAAAATAAAGCTAAATTAGGATTAAAATAA
- a CDS encoding carbohydrate ABC transporter permease produces MSMRSKGEKTFDIINTVIMVLFCFIIIYPVWYTLVLSFNDASDTMLGGIYWWPRKFSIESYITVIKTPGIFKAFGITISRTVIGVITHVFFTAMVAYGLSKRELAGRKIYLTIGIITMFFNGGLIPTFLLIKKIGLLDNFLVYIIPTLFSFFDLIIFQSFFRELPQSLEESAYIDGANDFQIFIKIVLPLSMPVIATIALFNGVFHWNDFFTGVIYINNPDLQPIQTFLYKVIAQSSSNQMMDAMPATLTNVAKTTSESIKLATMVLTTFPIVTVYPFLQKYFVKGMLLGAVKE; encoded by the coding sequence ATGAGTATGAGATCAAAAGGTGAAAAAACATTTGATATAATAAATACAGTAATAATGGTATTATTTTGTTTTATAATAATTTATCCAGTATGGTACACACTTGTTTTATCATTTAACGATGCTAGTGATACTATGCTTGGAGGAATATATTGGTGGCCAAGAAAATTTAGTATAGAAAGTTATATTACAGTAATTAAAACACCAGGTATATTTAAAGCATTTGGAATAACTATTTCAAGAACTGTTATAGGGGTTATTACACACGTTTTTTTTACAGCTATGGTTGCTTATGGACTTTCTAAAAGAGAATTAGCAGGAAGAAAAATTTATTTAACAATTGGAATAATTACAATGTTTTTTAATGGTGGGTTAATTCCTACTTTCTTATTAATAAAAAAAATAGGTCTTTTAGACAATTTTTTAGTATATATTATTCCAACATTATTTAGTTTCTTTGATTTGATTATATTTCAATCATTTTTTAGAGAATTGCCGCAAAGTTTGGAAGAATCAGCGTATATAGATGGCGCAAATGATTTTCAGATATTTATAAAGATAGTCTTACCGTTATCTATGCCGGTAATTGCTACAATAGCTTTATTTAATGGAGTATTTCATTGGAATGATTTTTTTACAGGGGTAATTTATATTAATAATCCAGACTTACAACCAATACAAACATTTTTATATAAAGTAATAGCACAAAGTTCATCAAATCAAATGATGGATGCAATGCCAGCAACACTTACAAATGTTGCAAAAACTACATCGGAATCTATAAAATTAGCAACAATGGTTCTAACAACATTCCCAATAGTAACAGTATATCCATTCTTACAAAAATATTTTGTTAAAGGAATGTTATTAGGAGCTGTAAAAGAATAA
- a CDS encoding ABC transporter permease: MEQPGSLKRKENFNEKLKKTWKLIKRQKYLHLMVIPGIIWMIIFNYIPMYGIIIAFKNYTIIDTFNSAPWVGLENFKEFFMDDNFFLVMKNTLGISVLKLIIGFPLPIAFAIMLNELYNSKLKKYVQTISYLPHFFSWVVLGGIMINWLSQTGLMNKVLMGVGIIQEPIVFLAHPKYFWGISIISDIWKELGWNAIIYLAAIAGINPTLYEAAKIDGAGKMAQIWHITLPSIKGTITILFILAVSGILNTNFEQMLVLQNPLNLSASEVIDTFVYKMGLQSLRFSYATAVGLFKSVIAFILLVSANYTSKKINGKALF; the protein is encoded by the coding sequence TTGGAACAACCAGGGTCATTAAAGAGAAAAGAAAATTTTAATGAGAAATTAAAAAAAACTTGGAAATTAATTAAAAGACAGAAGTATTTACATTTAATGGTTATACCTGGAATTATTTGGATGATTATATTTAATTATATTCCAATGTATGGAATCATTATAGCATTTAAAAATTATACTATAATTGATACTTTTAATAGTGCACCATGGGTAGGATTAGAAAATTTTAAAGAATTTTTTATGGATGATAATTTTTTTCTTGTTATGAAAAACACGTTGGGAATTAGCGTGTTAAAATTAATTATTGGGTTTCCATTACCAATAGCGTTTGCTATTATGCTTAATGAATTATATAATAGTAAACTAAAAAAATATGTACAAACAATATCATATCTTCCACACTTTTTTTCATGGGTTGTGCTTGGTGGGATAATGATAAATTGGTTATCTCAAACAGGACTTATGAATAAAGTATTAATGGGAGTAGGTATTATTCAAGAACCGATAGTTTTTTTAGCACATCCAAAATATTTTTGGGGAATATCAATTATATCAGATATTTGGAAAGAATTAGGATGGAATGCAATTATTTATTTAGCAGCAATAGCGGGGATAAACCCAACACTTTATGAGGCTGCAAAAATTGATGGTGCCGGGAAAATGGCTCAAATTTGGCATATTACACTTCCTTCTATAAAAGGAACAATAACAATATTATTTATTCTTGCAGTAAGTGGAATCTTAAATACAAACTTTGAACAAATGTTAGTATTACAAAATCCATTAAACTTATCAGCAAGTGAAGTTATTGATACTTTTGTGTATAAAATGGGGCTTCAATCACTTAGATTTTCATATGCAACAGCAGTTGGATTATTTAAGTCTGTAATAGCATTTATATTACTAGTATCTGCAAATTATACAAGTAAAAAAATAAATGGTAAAGCGCTATTTTAG
- a CDS encoding glycoside hydrolase family 16 protein, with product MKKYLVFIILILFIGCNRGFNKTNGGIKIIDNSDKKEVVWEENFNGDKIDENIWTFEVGNGNNGWGNAELEYYTKENSELRDGKLIITAKKENKNGYQYTSSRLKTQGKFSFTYGTVEVKAKLPKGKGIWPAIWMLGENISTKGWPDCGEIDIMELLGDNPSKIYGTIHGPGYSGANGKSSNYTLSSGDFSDDFHIFKVEWDITSIKWYVDNEMYHEEKRSNISNWVFDDDFFIILNVAVGGNWPESPDINTTFPQIMEIDYIKVITYE from the coding sequence ATGAAAAAATATTTAGTTTTTATAATCTTAATCTTATTTATTGGGTGTAATAGGGGATTTAATAAAACAAATGGTGGGATAAAAATAATTGATAATAGTGATAAAAAAGAAGTAGTGTGGGAAGAAAACTTTAATGGGGATAAAATAGATGAAAATATCTGGACATTTGAAGTAGGAAATGGGAACAATGGATGGGGGAATGCTGAATTAGAATATTATACTAAAGAAAACAGTGAATTAAGAGATGGTAAATTAATAATAACTGCTAAAAAAGAAAATAAAAATGGATATCAATATACATCAAGTAGATTAAAAACACAAGGGAAATTTAGTTTTACATATGGGACTGTAGAGGTAAAAGCTAAATTACCAAAAGGTAAAGGAATTTGGCCTGCTATATGGATGCTTGGAGAAAATATATCTACAAAAGGATGGCCAGATTGTGGTGAAATAGATATAATGGAACTTTTAGGTGATAATCCTTCTAAAATATATGGTACTATTCATGGACCAGGATATTCTGGAGCTAATGGAAAAAGCTCTAATTATACTTTATCTAGTGGAGACTTTTCAGATGATTTTCATATATTTAAAGTGGAGTGGGATATTACTTCAATAAAATGGTATGTAGATAATGAAATGTACCACGAGGAAAAGCGAAGTAATATTTCAAATTGGGTATTTGATGATGATTTTTTTATAATATTAAATGTAGCAGTTGGTGGAAATTGGCCAGAATCTCCTGATATTAATACTACTTTTCCGCAAATAATGGAAATAGATTATATAAAAGTAATAACATATGAATAA
- a CDS encoding Ig-like domain-containing protein, with protein MKKVRALLLILVLSMFTACLKPETTKVEGVSISGDSSLNIGETIQLSAVIEPIGVEYDRVVWKSLDTSIATVSDKGVVTGIKEGTTIITLAIDGNVATKEITVTAANVVDTTKVTADFLGESDAYIIGKYEGDGGSVTATGNGDELIAKINAIGSNSYSTKVYFTLPSALENSTNYTITFDIEADEARDINVKVGEGLSSDPWWNEQHSEKISVITTKETKTIAFTSTETAADASNCQLVFELGNVSGTGSDAATTVRISNISLLKK; from the coding sequence GTGAAAAAAGTAAGAGCATTATTATTAATACTAGTATTATCTATGTTTACAGCTTGTTTAAAACCTGAAACAACAAAAGTTGAAGGTGTATCAATAAGTGGTGATTCTAGCTTAAACATAGGAGAAACTATTCAACTTTCAGCAGTTATAGAACCTATAGGAGTTGAATATGATAGAGTAGTGTGGAAAAGTTTAGATACATCTATAGCAACAGTATCAGACAAAGGGGTAGTTACAGGAATAAAAGAAGGAACTACTATAATAACTTTAGCAATAGATGGAAATGTAGCAACAAAAGAAATTACTGTTACAGCAGCAAATGTAGTAGATACAACAAAAGTAACAGCAGATTTTTTAGGGGAAAGTGATGCATACATAATAGGAAAATATGAGGGTGATGGTGGAAGTGTAACAGCAACAGGAAATGGAGATGAATTAATAGCAAAAATAAATGCAATAGGAAGTAATAGTTATTCAACAAAAGTATACTTCACATTACCATCTGCATTAGAAAATAGTACTAATTATACAATAACATTTGATATAGAAGCAGATGAAGCAAGGGATATAAATGTAAAAGTAGGAGAAGGTTTATCAAGTGATCCATGGTGGAACGAACAACATTCTGAAAAAATAAGTGTAATAACAACAAAAGAAACAAAAACAATAGCATTTACATCTACAGAGACTGCAGCAGATGCAAGTAATTGTCAATTAGTGTTTGAATTAGGAAATGTATCAGGCACAGGCTCAGATGCAGCAACAACAGTAAGAATTTCTAATATTAGTTTATTAAAAAAATAA
- a CDS encoding carbohydrate binding domain-containing protein, with the protein MRRKSTWLVFLLLLSMQLFANANEKWNLTWKDEFSGNKLDSSKWDYIIGNGFWANGTWVAGWGNNEKEYYTDRQDNIKVADGKLIITAKKESFEGEAAGGKQKFSYTSGKIVTKGKFAQKYGKVEFRAKLPKGKGLWPAIWMLPQDDVYGGWAASGEIDMIEGWGSDTSKIAGTLHYGGTWPANVHTGKEYHFKNGDATEFHDYIVEWLPGEIRWYVDGELYQVQNNWYSKNKNEAVDYTYPAPFDQPFYLIMNLAVGGWFDGDPDGSTKFPETLEVDYIRVYELEGGYNENISKPKIDLEKLPADIKQPINGNFIYNGDFANNGENWQLLTHFGGAGSYTYETINGEKFLKANIDNQGNQSYSIQVIQEAPIMKGRYYKLSFDAKAENNREIGIKIGGGENRGWAAYHTNTFNLTKDINRYTTMFQMIQDSDPNGKVEFHLGLSKLGVWLGNIKLEMIEDPVKELLSMSKAPLVNGNLVYNGTFDQGDQKRMLFWDFKSTNSEAKVIERVLNIINNGDNPKLIQENIQLKQDAIYNLKFKAKSEKGNSIRIILQDKNGNKKYFEQKIKLSSEEKEYKINFTNKNITDLRTSLIFEFLGSKDELTLDNIKMTEQVDYSKIQTILIDDNFSKGSTKKNWTLFFGKDYGFGGESTFVIRSGTAQIKVKDIGAEEWSNILSQNVNIIKGIKYRVSFDISSSRAREIRVSIENSTYQRKGQALVKAEKKPKTYTIEFVADKSEEVGLKFLLGKVGKTKNRPHTVKLDNIKFEVVKE; encoded by the coding sequence ATGAGAAGAAAAAGCACTTGGCTAGTGTTTTTGTTATTATTATCAATGCAATTATTTGCAAATGCAAATGAAAAATGGAATTTAACTTGGAAAGATGAATTTAGCGGAAATAAATTAGATAGTTCAAAATGGGATTATATTATTGGTAATGGATTTTGGGCTAATGGTACATGGGTTGCTGGTTGGGGGAACAATGAAAAAGAATATTATACAGATAGACAAGATAATATAAAAGTAGCTGATGGTAAATTAATAATCACTGCAAAAAAAGAATCTTTTGAAGGCGAAGCAGCAGGCGGGAAACAAAAATTTAGTTATACATCAGGAAAAATAGTAACAAAGGGAAAATTTGCTCAAAAATATGGGAAAGTAGAATTTAGAGCTAAATTACCAAAAGGAAAAGGACTTTGGCCAGCAATATGGATGTTACCTCAAGATGATGTTTATGGAGGTTGGGCAGCTTCTGGAGAAATAGATATGATAGAAGGCTGGGGAAGTGACACTAGTAAAATAGCAGGGACACTTCATTACGGTGGAACTTGGCCAGCAAATGTACATACTGGAAAAGAGTACCATTTTAAAAATGGTGATGCAACAGAGTTTCATGATTATATAGTAGAGTGGTTACCTGGAGAAATTAGATGGTACGTAGATGGGGAATTATATCAAGTACAAAATAACTGGTATTCAAAAAATAAAAATGAAGCAGTGGATTATACATATCCTGCGCCATTTGACCAACCTTTTTATTTAATTATGAATTTAGCAGTTGGTGGATGGTTTGATGGAGATCCAGACGGGAGCACAAAATTTCCTGAAACTTTAGAAGTAGATTATATTAGAGTATATGAATTAGAAGGTGGATACAATGAAAATATATCAAAACCTAAAATTGATTTAGAAAAATTACCAGCAGATATAAAACAACCAATAAATGGAAACTTTATATATAATGGAGATTTTGCTAATAATGGAGAAAATTGGCAATTACTTACTCATTTTGGAGGAGCGGGAAGTTATACGTATGAAACTATAAATGGAGAGAAATTTTTAAAAGCGAATATTGATAATCAAGGAAATCAATCGTACTCAATACAAGTAATTCAAGAAGCTCCAATAATGAAAGGTAGATACTATAAATTAAGTTTTGATGCAAAAGCTGAAAATAATAGAGAAATAGGTATAAAAATTGGTGGCGGTGAAAATAGAGGATGGGCAGCTTACCATACTAATACTTTTAATTTAACAAAAGATATAAATAGATACACTACAATGTTTCAGATGATACAAGATAGTGATCCAAATGGAAAAGTAGAATTTCATTTAGGTCTTTCAAAATTAGGAGTATGGCTTGGGAATATAAAGCTTGAAATGATAGAAGATCCAGTAAAAGAGTTGTTATCAATGAGTAAAGCACCTTTAGTAAATGGAAATTTAGTTTATAATGGTACATTTGATCAAGGTGATCAAAAAAGAATGTTATTTTGGGATTTTAAATCAACTAATAGTGAAGCAAAAGTTATAGAAAGAGTATTAAATATAATAAATAATGGTGATAATCCAAAATTAATTCAAGAAAATATTCAATTAAAACAAGATGCAATATATAACCTTAAATTTAAGGCAAAATCAGAAAAAGGAAATAGTATAAGAATAATTTTACAAGATAAAAATGGAAACAAAAAATATTTTGAACAAAAAATAAAACTTTCGAGTGAAGAAAAAGAGTATAAAATTAATTTTACTAATAAAAATATAACAGACTTGAGAACAAGCTTAATATTTGAATTTTTAGGCTCTAAAGATGAGTTAACATTAGACAATATTAAAATGACAGAACAAGTGGATTATTCAAAAATTCAAACTATATTAATTGATGATAATTTTTCAAAAGGTTCTACAAAGAAAAATTGGACATTATTCTTTGGTAAAGATTATGGATTTGGTGGAGAATCTACATTTGTAATAAGAAGCGGTACTGCTCAAATAAAAGTAAAAGATATAGGAGCTGAAGAATGGAGTAATATTTTATCACAAAATGTAAATATAATAAAAGGAATAAAATATAGAGTAAGTTTTGATATTTCAAGTAGTAGAGCAAGAGAGATAAGAGTAAGCATTGAAAACTCTACATATCAAAGAAAAGGACAAGCACTAGTAAAAGCAGAGAAAAAACCAAAAACTTATACTATAGAATTTGTAGCGGATAAATCAGAAGAAGTAGGATTAAAGTTTTTATTAGGGAAAGTAGGAAAAACTAAAAATAGACCACATACAGTAAAACTAGATAATATTAAATTTGAAGTTGTAAAAGAGTAA
- a CDS encoding response regulator transcription factor translates to MNILIVDDCIELANKIKETFDKSYTVYIEHTPNKVLDIVSSNEIDLIIMDIDLGHSKNGFDLIREIRNDADNYGIPYIFALTAKKQDFYEEMGYNLGVDDYLKKPFRLKILNEKVKILAKRIKKSTSNLQYGNLILKSDTNEILIEDNNFFLNDPYFSLLEFLILNKNINLSRKKIFENIWPEEIVDNYRRVDVTIKRLKDKVPYIKDKIETIYGFGYKLIKI, encoded by the coding sequence ATGAATATTTTAATTGTTGATGATTGTATTGAATTAGCAAACAAAATAAAAGAAACTTTTGATAAATCTTATACAGTTTATATTGAACATACTCCTAATAAAGTATTAGACATTGTTAGTTCAAATGAAATAGATCTTATTATAATGGATATAGATTTAGGTCATTCAAAAAATGGTTTTGATTTAATTAGAGAAATACGAAATGATGCTGATAATTATGGTATTCCTTATATTTTTGCATTAACAGCTAAAAAACAAGATTTTTATGAAGAAATGGGATATAATTTAGGTGTTGATGATTATTTAAAAAAACCTTTTCGTTTAAAAATATTAAATGAAAAAGTTAAAATTTTAGCAAAACGAATAAAAAAATCTACTTCAAATTTACAGTATGGTAATTTAATATTAAAATCTGATACTAACGAAATATTGATTGAAGATAATAACTTTTTTTTAAATGATCCGTACTTTTCACTTTTAGAATTTTTAATATTAAACAAAAATATAAATCTGTCTAGAAAAAAAATTTTTGAAAATATATGGCCTGAAGAAATAGTTGATAATTATAGAAGAGTTGATGTTACAATAAAAAGATTAAAAGATAAAGTCCCATATATAAAAGATAAGATAGAGACTATTTATGGTTTTGGATATAAACTTATAAAAATTTAG
- the accD gene encoding acetyl-CoA carboxylase, carboxyltransferase subunit beta, with translation MGIFSSKKKYATVKSETDGKTIKPLSTNNLWVKCDSCGEILYRKDIENNYKKCPKCDFYFNMSATERISLLIDKNTFKEYDANIISENPLNFPGYEEKKERAKNKSSLNDAVISGVGKLNNIDVSIAAMDFNFMGGSMGSVVGEKITRAIERGIELKIPVIIVATSGGARMQEGIFSLMQMAKTSAALEKLRENKLPFISIPVNPTTGGVTASFAMLGDIIISEPKALIGFAGPRVIEQTIKQKLPEGFQTSEFLLEHGMIDIIAKREELKDTIYKVLNILI, from the coding sequence TTGGGAATTTTTTCAAGTAAAAAAAAATATGCAACTGTAAAAAGTGAAACTGATGGAAAAACTATAAAACCGCTTTCTACAAATAATTTATGGGTAAAATGTGATTCATGTGGTGAAATTTTATATAGAAAAGATATCGAAAATAATTATAAAAAATGTCCAAAATGTGATTTTTATTTTAATATGAGTGCAACAGAAAGGATTTCTTTATTAATTGATAAAAATACTTTTAAAGAATATGACGCTAATATAATATCAGAAAACCCTCTTAATTTTCCTGGTTATGAAGAAAAAAAAGAAAGAGCTAAAAACAAAAGCTCCCTTAATGATGCTGTTATTTCTGGCGTTGGAAAATTAAATAATATTGATGTAAGTATCGCTGCTATGGATTTTAATTTTATGGGCGGTAGTATGGGGAGTGTTGTAGGAGAAAAAATTACTCGTGCTATTGAAAGAGGAATCGAATTAAAAATACCTGTTATTATAGTCGCTACCTCTGGAGGCGCTAGAATGCAAGAGGGAATTTTTTCACTTATGCAAATGGCTAAAACTTCGGCAGCACTTGAAAAACTAAGAGAAAATAAACTTCCATTTATATCAATACCCGTAAATCCTACTACTGGTGGTGTTACTGCTTCATTTGCTATGCTTGGTGATATTATAATCTCTGAACCAAAAGCTTTAATTGGATTTGCAGGTCCACGTGTTATAGAACAAACTATAAAACAAAAATTACCAGAAGGATTTCAGACTAGTGAATTTTTATTAGAACATGGGATGATTGATATAATAGCTAAACGTGAAGAATTAAAAGATACAATTTATAAAGTATTAAATATCCTTATTTAG
- a CDS encoding acetyl-CoA carboxylase carboxyltransferase subunit alpha — MDFEKDIKDLELKIEELKKFSEEKGIDLKEQIDKLEELKADKMKSLYEEITPWQKTQIARHQNRPYTLDYIDLIIEDFVELHGDRLFKDDKSIIGGLGKIGNEKVVIIGHEKGRTLDDKIFRNFGSPNPEGYRKALRLMKLAERFNLPVISFIDTAGAYPGLEAEERGQGEAIARNLMEMAGLSIPTISIVIGEGGSGGALGIGVTDKIFMLENSYYSVISPEGCASILFRDASKACDAAEYLKLDAKHLLEFGIIDDIISEPLGGAHRNPEYTANNIKEKILSTLEELKSFEISLLKEIRYKKLKNIGKYNLI, encoded by the coding sequence ATGGATTTTGAAAAAGATATTAAAGATTTAGAATTAAAAATAGAAGAACTTAAAAAATTTTCCGAAGAAAAAGGAATAGATTTAAAAGAACAAATTGATAAATTAGAAGAACTTAAAGCTGATAAAATGAAATCTCTATATGAAGAAATAACTCCATGGCAAAAAACTCAAATTGCAAGACATCAAAATAGACCCTATACTTTAGATTATATTGATTTAATTATAGAAGATTTTGTTGAATTACATGGTGATAGATTATTTAAAGATGATAAATCTATTATTGGAGGATTAGGAAAAATCGGTAATGAGAAAGTTGTTATAATCGGTCATGAAAAAGGTAGAACTTTAGATGATAAAATCTTTAGAAATTTCGGTTCCCCAAATCCTGAAGGATATAGAAAAGCTCTTAGACTTATGAAATTAGCCGAAAGATTTAATTTACCTGTTATTAGTTTTATTGATACTGCTGGTGCATATCCAGGACTTGAAGCAGAAGAAAGAGGCCAAGGAGAAGCAATAGCTAGAAATCTTATGGAAATGGCTGGACTTAGTATTCCTACAATTTCTATAGTTATAGGAGAAGGTGGAAGTGGTGGAGCTTTAGGTATAGGTGTTACCGATAAAATTTTTATGTTAGAAAATAGTTATTATTCTGTTATTTCTCCTGAAGGATGTGCTTCTATACTATTTAGAGATGCCTCAAAAGCATGTGATGCTGCTGAATATTTAAAATTAGATGCAAAACATTTACTAGAATTTGGTATAATTGATGATATAATTTCTGAACCTCTTGGGGGAGCTCATAGAAATCCTGAATATACTGCAAATAATATAAAAGAAAAAATTCTTTCTACTTTAGAAGAATTAAAATCTTTTGAAATATCACTTTTAAAAGAAATTAGATATAAAAAATTAAAAAATATTGGTAAATATAATCTAATATAA